From Pseudonocardia autotrophica, one genomic window encodes:
- a CDS encoding sterol carrier family protein: MTGALHDWLGGGPEPDRATRRAAVKESLAELVRRAPGHSVEVRVPPFGAVQCIDGPRHTRGTPPNVVETDPRTWIALALGRISWTDAVADGSLRVSGSRAGEVAGLLPVIGSRSDPAPRT, from the coding sequence GTGACCGGCGCGCTGCACGACTGGCTCGGCGGTGGCCCGGAGCCCGACCGGGCCACCCGCCGGGCCGCGGTGAAGGAGTCGCTGGCCGAGCTGGTGCGGCGGGCGCCGGGGCACAGCGTCGAGGTGCGGGTGCCGCCGTTCGGTGCGGTGCAGTGCATCGACGGGCCCCGGCACACCCGCGGCACCCCACCGAACGTGGTGGAGACCGATCCGCGGACCTGGATCGCGCTCGCGCTGGGCCGGATCTCCTGGACCGACGCCGTCGCCGACGGCTCGCTCCGGGTGTCCGGTTCGCGGGCCGGTGAGGTGGCGGGCCTGCTGCCCGTGATCGGGTCGCGGAGTGACCCTGCTCCCCGAACCTGA
- the purL gene encoding phosphoribosylformylglycinamidine synthase subunit PurL, whose amino-acid sequence MCRHYPGLVTQSQVQVDSVSHAEATPEAPQPYRELGLKDDEYARIREILGRRPTDAELAMYSVMWSEHCSYKSSKVHLSYFGETTTEEMRSAMLAGIGENAGVVSIGDDWAVTFKVESHNHPSYVEPYQGAATGVGGIVRDIMAMGARPIAVGDPLRFGPLDADDTARVLPGIVAGVGGYGNCLGLPNVAGEVVFDPSYAGNPLVNALCVGALKTEDLHLAFASGTGNKIILFGATTGLDGIGGVSVLASETFDSSSGGTGRKKLPSVQVGDPFTEKVLIECCLELFAAGLVVGIQDLGGAGLSCATSELASAGDGGMSVDLDAVPLRATGMTAAEILSSESQERMCAVVKPEHVEAFMAVCAKWDVLASVIGEVTDGDRLVITSGGQTVVDVPPRTVAHEGPVYRRPVARDDERQDALNADVPDRLPRPEVPSELRAEVLRMAASPNLASRAWVTDQYDRYVRGNTVAAHGADAGVVQVDEETGRGISVATDCNARFVALDPYAGAQLALAEAYRNVATSGAVPLAVTDCLNFGSPEDPHVMWQFQQAIRGIADGCAVLGTPVTGGNVSFYNQTGSTAILPTPVVGVLGVIDDVRGAVRSGFAGADGDAVILLGSTASEFGGSEWAHEVHGHLGGLPPAVDLEHERRLAGLLAAAAADGELTGSHDLSDGGLAQGLVEAALAGGRGARIDVAVVHDEAFTALFSESAGRVLVTAAADAADGLLVRAAEAGVPAVRIGETGGSALDFGDAAGVLELDELRTAWEATLPARFGPVSV is encoded by the coding sequence AGGCGACGCCGGAGGCGCCGCAGCCCTACCGTGAGCTGGGCCTCAAGGACGACGAGTACGCCCGTATCCGGGAGATCCTCGGTCGCCGGCCCACCGATGCCGAGCTGGCCATGTACTCGGTGATGTGGAGCGAGCACTGCTCGTACAAGTCGTCGAAGGTCCACCTGAGCTACTTCGGTGAGACGACCACCGAGGAGATGCGCTCCGCGATGCTCGCCGGCATCGGGGAGAACGCCGGGGTGGTGAGCATCGGCGACGACTGGGCCGTCACCTTCAAGGTCGAGTCGCACAACCACCCGTCCTACGTCGAGCCCTACCAGGGTGCGGCGACCGGTGTCGGTGGCATCGTCCGCGACATCATGGCGATGGGCGCCCGCCCGATCGCCGTCGGCGATCCGCTGCGCTTCGGCCCGCTCGACGCCGACGACACCGCCCGGGTGCTGCCCGGCATCGTCGCCGGGGTCGGTGGCTACGGGAACTGTCTCGGCCTGCCGAACGTCGCGGGCGAGGTCGTCTTCGACCCGTCCTACGCGGGGAATCCGCTGGTCAACGCGCTGTGTGTGGGTGCGCTGAAGACCGAGGACCTGCACCTCGCGTTCGCCTCCGGTACCGGCAACAAGATCATCCTGTTCGGTGCGACGACCGGTCTCGACGGCATCGGCGGCGTGTCCGTGCTGGCCTCGGAGACCTTCGACTCCTCCAGCGGCGGAACCGGGCGCAAGAAGCTCCCGAGCGTCCAGGTCGGCGACCCGTTCACCGAGAAGGTCCTCATCGAGTGCTGCCTGGAGCTGTTCGCGGCCGGGCTGGTCGTCGGCATCCAGGACCTCGGCGGCGCCGGGCTGTCCTGCGCCACCTCCGAGCTGGCCAGCGCCGGTGACGGCGGGATGAGCGTGGACCTCGACGCCGTCCCGCTGCGCGCCACCGGGATGACCGCCGCCGAGATCCTCTCCTCGGAGTCCCAGGAGCGGATGTGCGCGGTGGTGAAGCCCGAGCACGTCGAGGCGTTCATGGCGGTCTGTGCCAAGTGGGACGTGCTGGCCTCGGTGATCGGCGAGGTCACCGACGGCGACCGGCTGGTGATCACCTCCGGCGGACAGACCGTGGTCGACGTGCCGCCGCGCACCGTCGCCCACGAGGGGCCGGTCTACCGGCGCCCGGTCGCCCGTGACGACGAGCGGCAGGACGCGCTGAACGCCGACGTCCCGGACCGGCTGCCGCGCCCGGAGGTGCCGTCCGAGCTGCGTGCCGAGGTGCTGCGGATGGCGGCCTCGCCGAACCTGGCCAGCCGCGCCTGGGTCACCGACCAGTACGACCGCTACGTGCGCGGCAACACCGTCGCCGCGCACGGCGCCGACGCCGGAGTCGTGCAGGTCGACGAGGAGACCGGCCGCGGGATCTCGGTCGCCACCGACTGCAACGCCCGGTTCGTCGCGCTGGACCCCTACGCCGGCGCGCAGCTCGCGCTCGCCGAGGCGTACCGCAACGTGGCGACCTCCGGTGCGGTGCCGCTGGCCGTCACCGACTGCCTCAACTTCGGCTCGCCGGAGGACCCGCACGTCATGTGGCAGTTCCAGCAGGCCATCCGCGGCATCGCGGACGGCTGCGCGGTGCTCGGCACCCCGGTCACCGGTGGGAACGTCAGCTTCTACAACCAGACCGGCTCTACCGCGATCCTCCCGACCCCGGTGGTCGGCGTGCTCGGCGTGATCGACGACGTCCGCGGGGCGGTCCGGTCCGGGTTCGCCGGCGCCGACGGCGACGCGGTGATCCTGCTCGGCTCCACCGCCTCCGAGTTCGGCGGCTCGGAGTGGGCGCACGAGGTGCACGGTCACCTCGGCGGCCTCCCGCCGGCCGTCGACCTGGAGCACGAGCGTCGCCTCGCCGGTCTGCTCGCGGCCGCCGCTGCCGACGGCGAGCTCACCGGCAGCCACGACCTGTCCGACGGCGGGCTGGCCCAGGGCCTGGTCGAGGCCGCGCTGGCCGGTGGCCGGGGTGCCCGGATCGATGTGGCCGTCGTGCACGACGAGGCGTTCACGGCGCTGTTCTCCGAATCCGCCGGGCGGGTCCTGGTCACCGCCGCCGCGGACGCCGCCGACGGTCTGCTGGTGCGGGCCGCCGAGGCCGGCGTCCCGGCCGTCCGGATCGGGGAGACCGGTGGCTCCGCACTCGACTTCGGCGACGCCGCCGGGGTGCTCGAGCTCGACGAGCTGCGGACCGCCTGGGAGGCGACCCTGCCGGCCCGGTTCGGCCCCGTCTCGGTGTGA
- the purF gene encoding amidophosphoribosyltransferase translates to MPNTAPEPEPDETGPREECGVFGVWAPGEDVAKMSYYGLYALQHRGQEAAGIAVSDGKRMVVFKDLGLVSQVFDEQTLSSLRGHLAIGHCRYSTTGATTWENAQPTFRTTATGSGLALGHNGNLVNTAELREDVAKLENRNRSGLRATTDSDLVGELLAAGAADLGVFEAALRLLPRLRGAFSLAFADETTLFAARDPQGVRPLVLGRLERGWVVASETAALDIVGASFVREVEPGELIAIDADGIRSERFAAPEPKGCVFEYVYLARPDTQIAGRSVYDTRVEIGRRLAEEHPVDADLVIPVPESGTPAAIGYAQGSGIPYGQGLVKNAYVGRTFIQPSQTIRQLGIRLKLNPLRTVIRGKRLVVVDDSIVRGNTQRALVRMLREAGALEVHVRIASPPVRWPCFYGIDFASRAELIANGADSEGVRRSIGSDSLGYVSVEQMVAASEQPRSRLCCACFDGNYPIPLPDEAKLGKHLLEDIPPAEQARTAPAPEPGPLAVGYGAGEALSRP, encoded by the coding sequence ATCCCGAACACCGCTCCCGAACCCGAACCCGACGAGACCGGTCCCCGCGAGGAATGCGGCGTCTTCGGTGTCTGGGCCCCGGGCGAGGACGTCGCGAAGATGTCGTACTACGGCCTCTACGCACTGCAGCACCGCGGCCAGGAGGCCGCCGGGATCGCGGTGTCCGACGGCAAGCGCATGGTCGTGTTCAAGGATCTCGGCCTGGTCAGCCAGGTGTTCGACGAGCAGACGCTGTCCTCGCTGCGCGGTCACCTCGCGATCGGGCACTGCCGCTACTCCACCACCGGGGCGACCACCTGGGAGAATGCCCAGCCGACGTTCCGCACCACCGCGACCGGCTCCGGCCTGGCGCTGGGGCACAACGGGAACCTGGTCAACACCGCCGAGCTGCGCGAGGACGTCGCGAAGCTGGAGAACCGCAACCGGTCCGGGCTGCGCGCCACCACCGACTCCGACCTGGTCGGCGAGCTGCTCGCCGCGGGGGCCGCGGATCTCGGCGTCTTCGAGGCCGCGCTGCGGCTGCTGCCGCGGCTGCGCGGGGCGTTCTCGCTGGCCTTCGCCGACGAGACGACCCTGTTCGCCGCCCGTGACCCGCAGGGGGTGCGGCCGCTGGTGCTGGGCCGGCTCGAGCGGGGCTGGGTGGTCGCGTCCGAGACGGCAGCGCTGGACATCGTCGGCGCGTCGTTCGTCCGCGAGGTCGAGCCCGGCGAGCTCATCGCGATCGACGCAGACGGAATACGCAGCGAGCGCTTCGCCGCACCGGAGCCGAAGGGCTGCGTGTTCGAGTACGTCTACCTGGCCCGGCCGGACACCCAGATCGCCGGCCGCTCGGTCTACGACACCCGGGTCGAGATCGGCCGCCGGCTCGCCGAGGAACACCCGGTCGACGCCGACCTGGTCATCCCGGTCCCGGAGTCCGGCACCCCGGCCGCGATCGGCTATGCGCAGGGATCCGGCATCCCCTACGGCCAGGGCCTGGTGAAGAACGCCTACGTCGGGCGCACCTTCATCCAGCCGAGCCAGACCATCCGCCAGCTCGGCATCCGGCTGAAGCTGAACCCGCTGCGCACCGTCATCCGCGGGAAGCGCCTGGTCGTCGTCGACGACTCGATCGTCCGCGGCAACACCCAGCGTGCCCTGGTCCGGATGCTGCGCGAGGCGGGCGCCCTCGAGGTGCACGTGCGGATCGCGTCGCCGCCGGTGCGCTGGCCCTGTTTCTACGGTATCGACTTCGCCAGCCGTGCCGAGCTGATCGCGAACGGTGCCGACTCCGAGGGCGTCCGCCGCTCGATCGGCTCGGACTCCCTCGGGTACGTCTCGGTGGAGCAGATGGTGGCCGCCTCCGAGCAGCCGCGCTCCCGGCTGTGCTGCGCCTGCTTCGACGGGAACTACCCGATCCCGCTCCCGGACGAGGCGAAGCTCGGCAAGCACCTGCTCGAGGACATCCCGCCAGCGGAGCAGGCCCGGACCGCGCCCGCCCCGGAGCCCGGCCCGCTCGCGGTCGGATACGGTGCCGGTGAGGCGCTGTCCCGGCCGTAG